A stretch of DNA from Fusobacterium mortiferum ATCC 9817:
AATTTTATCTATATTTTCTTTAGATTCAAAAATTTTACTAAATTCAATTAAGCTTTGTAAATGCTCATGTCCATCTTTACTAGCAAGAATTAAAATAAGATGAGTTTTTTTATCTTTGATTTGAATTTGTTTTTTGGATACTAATAACATTAAAGAAGTTTGAAAAATATTATCATTATTTTTAGCATGAAAAATACCAAAGCGTTCATCAACTACCATATAAGCACCATTATCTTCTACTATTTTAATTATATCTTTAATATAAGAAGAAGATACCAATTTTTTTTCAATGAATAAATCTCCTAGTTTCCAAATAGCATTTTTCCAGTTGAAGCCTTCATCTGTAATTACTATATTTTCTGCAGGAAGTAAAGTTTTAAGGTTTAAAATAGGAATAGGCGAATGAATATAATCATCAATAAAAAAATCATCTAAATTTTCTTTTAAAGCTTTAATAACAGTAGAAATTTCATTTTCTTTAATATTGTTTTTTATTAAATTTATAAGCACTTTAAGAGAGATCTTATTTTTATTTCTTTTAAAATTCAATGAATCTAAAAGAGCAAAATCATTTTTATCCAAAATAGGATTAACTTGTATTATAGGAATATTAATACTATTTTGATTAAAAGTTGTAGTTGTAAGAATATAGTCGATATTTTCTAGATTTTTATAATTTTTTAATTCATAAACAGGAAGAGTTGCAACTATCTCCACTTCATAATTTTCATGTAAATTTTGACTTAATAGCCTAGATGTTCCATATCCAAAATTACATACTATAAGGATTTTTTTCTTAACTTTTTTATTCTGTTCAATTCTTTCGATACTAGCTTTAAAGTAAACGACAAGGTAAGCAATTTCATCATTAGAGATTTCTTTTAATTCAGGTATATTTTCAATACTTTTTTTGACTATATCGAATAATTTTTTTTCTTTAAGAATAAGTTCTTCATAGATTGAATTTTCAAGATTTATTTTATTTTTTATTCTATATACAGCAGGTTTTAAATGGTTTAAAAGCCCATTAAAGAGAATTGTATCTTTAGTTAAATTATATTTTAGTTGAGAGCTTACATCTCTAATAAACTTTTCAATAAAAATTTCACTTCTAATCCAATTTTCATAAAAATCTATTTTTTTTGTATAAGTTTGACTTCCAAGAAAAAAATTTGTTAGTCTAATTAATTCGGTTTCATCTATTTTTATTTTAAATTCTTCTTCTAAAATATATTTTTTAGAGGTTAGAATTTTAAATTCTTCTTTTGATTTAAAAAACTCCTCATTATTAGTATTAGTTTGTAATTTATAGTTATTTGCTACTGTTTCTACGACAATAATTATATAAGCAATAAGCATTTGATAAGATTCATCAGATAAAATTTTATTACTTCTCTCTAGAACCTCTCTTATATATTGTGTAATAATATTGATTTTATCATAAGATATATGCTTGAAAGCATTATTAAAAATAAATTTGTTAGGATAATAATAAACTTCCTCTTGGAATATAAATCTTTTAATCAATCTACTGAGAGGGATTAAAATATATGTTCTACTAGAACCTCTTTTTAAAGAAAAAGTCCCATCATTATTAAGAGTAATTCCCATTTTATAGAAATTTTGCTTAACTTTCTCAAAATCACTTTTAAAAGTATTTCTAGTGATGTCTAATATTTCAATAATTCTTTGAATATTAAAAGGTTGATTATTGAGTAATATAAAAATTTCTAAAAATTCAACTCTCTCTTCAGAGGTTAAAATATATTGTAAATTATCTTGAGAAAAATCGAAAATATTTTTTTCAAAATTATTAAAATATATATTCCCCTTACTTAAAAATTCTATATTTGCATTCTTTTTCTCAATCAAAACTTCTATATTTTTTAGATCATATCTAGCAGAACTTTCAGAAATATTAAATTTTTCTGCAATTTCTTTAATAGAACTTTGTTTATGTTTTATTAGAAAATCTAAAATAAGTAGATTTCGAGTTGATAGTGTCATAATTCCTCCAGTAACAAAAAAGAGGCCATAATATTAATGACCTCTTTCTACTTTTTATTTTATATCAAAACTTAGAATTGAGATAAAAATGCTTCATAAATAGAGTGGCTATCATTTAATTTATTAAGATTAGCTCTAAAGTCATCATCCATTAATAATTTTGATATTTCAGTTAAAAAATCAATATGAGTAGTTCCAGCTTGTGATTTTGGCACAAGAAGGCAAATAGCTGTATTAATAGGTTCTCCATCTAAAGATTCCCATCCGACTTTATTAGTACTCTTTACAATTACAACTGCCGCTTTTTTTATAGATGGAGTTTGAGCATGAGGTATAGCAAAACCATCTAATAATCCAGTACTACCCTTACTTTCTCTTTCGTTAAGACCAAGTATTACTTCTTCTTTATCTGAAAGAATATTATTTTCAAAAGCTAAATCAGCTATAGTTTTAAAAAAGTCTTGTTTAGTAGTTAAATCTGTAACGATAATTTGTTTTTCAATTAAAAATTCTTTTAAGTTCATTTTAATTTCTCCTAAATTTTTTATTTTATTATATAATATTTAGTTTTTAATTTCTACATTTTTACGAGAAATACCATATAAAACTCCACCAATTGTAGAACCAACAAGTATAGAGAAAACCCATTTAAATCCACCAGTAACAACTGGTAATACTAAGAAACCACCATGAGGAGCAGGAACTTGTACACCAAAAATATATGTTAATGAAGCAGAAATAGCACAGGCTAACATTAGTATAGGAAGTACTACAATTGGTTTTTCAGCAGCAAAAGGAATAGCTCCTTCTGTGATGTGTGTAGCTCCTAAAACAATATTAGCTAATCCAGCACTTCTTTGGTCTGCTGTAAATCTGTTTTTAAATAATAAAGTTGCAATAGAGATAACTAATGGTGGTGTAATACAAGCAGCAGAAACTCCAGCCATAAAGTAATAATTTCCTTGAGCAAGTAAAGCTGTACCAGTAACATATGCAGCTTTATTTACAGGTCCTCCCATATCAAAAGCACACATTATTCCTACTATTATTCCAAGTACTATAGGATTAGAGTTTTGGAAAGAAGCAAGGAAAGATTTCATTCCTTCATTAACAGTTTCCATTGGAGAAACAATTACACTCATTATAATAGCTATAAATAACATTCCAAAAACAGGATATAAGAAAATAGCCTTTAGTCCTTCTAAAGATTTTGGTAATTTAGAAAAGACTCTCTTTAGAACACAAATAATTCCACCAGCTATGAATCCAGAAGCAATACCACCTAAAAATCCTGCTCCACCTACATTGGCCATCATACCTCCAACAAATCCAGGGACATAAGCAGGTCTTTCTCCAATAGAAGATGCAATATATGCTGAAAGAATAGGCACCATAAGTTGGAATCCAAAACCTCCAGCTTTATTTAAAAGAGCCGCAAACTCATTATAACTAGGGTCATTTGGATTAGAAGAATAAATACCAAATAGGAAAGAGACTGCTATTAAAATTCCTCCACCTACAACAAAAGGTAACATATGAGAAACTCCATTCATAAGATGCTTATATATTTGCTTTCCAATAGTAGGTTTAGCAATCTCTAATTCTTTTTCTTCATTTTCGATTTTATTTCCTTTTCTTATAGGAGCTTTACCATCTATTACAGCTTGTATTAATTTTTCAGCATCTTTAATTCCTTGACTTACACTAACTTCTATAACATGACAACCATTAAATCTCTCAGGATTCACATTTTTATCTGCAGCAATTATTATACCACTAGCTTCTTTTATATCTTCAGGAGTGATATTATTTTTTATTCCAGCTTGCCCATGTGTTTCTACTTTAATTTCTACTCCTAATTTTTTAGCAGCTCTTTTAAGAGCTTCTTCAGCCATAAATGTATGTGCGATACCAGTAGGGCATCCAGTAATTCCTAATATTTTCATAATTCCACCTCTTTTTATATTTTATATATTTTTTATTATTTTAACTTGTTTTAAAAGTTCAGGTACATTTTCAAAATTTGTTATTCCTTCTGTAAATGCTGTAGATGAAGCACTAGCAGAAGCATAAGCAAGAGCCATTTCTATTGTTTCTCCAAGATAACTTTTTCCAATAAATGTTCCAAGTAAAGTATCTCCAGAACAAGCTGTATTAATAACAACTCCTTTTGGTGCAGTAACAGCAACTGTATGATTTTTATCAAAATAGATAGCTCCATATTCTCCACGAGAAACAAGTATTTTTTCACATCCCATTTCAATAAGCTTTTTAGCATAAATTTCTATTTCTTCTTCGCTTAATGAATGTTTTATATTAAAAAAATCTGCTAATTCTTCATCATTAGGTTTTATTAAATATACTCCATGATGTAAATATTCTAAAACTTCTTTAGAACTTGTATCTAAAATTAATTTAACATTATTATTTTTACAGATTTTTATAATTTCTTCATAAATAGAAACATCAATTCCTCTAGGTAAACTTCCACATACAAAGAGATAATCTCCACTTTGTAAAAGATTTAACTGATTTAGAAGCTCAATTTTTTTTTCTTCTGGGATAAGAGGACCTTTATTTACAATTTTATATTCTGTTTCTGCATTTAGAAAAACATTTACTCGAGTAATTCCATCAACTTCTATAAAATTTGTCTTTATACCACTTTCTTCAAGTTTATCTTTAATAAAATTGCCAGTAAATCCAGCTATAAATCCCAAAGCAGTATTTTCAATTCCAAGTCTATGTAAAATTCTTGAAACATTTACTCCTTTTCCATTTTCTTGATAATCATCATAGTTACTTCTATTAACTTTTTTAGGTAATAGCTCATTTAAATCAATAAAAAGGTCAATGGCAGGATTTAAAGTTAAAGTATATAACATTGAAATCTCCCTCCTTCAATTAATATCTGTTTTGGCTCATACACATAAGAATTTTTTCTTTAACTATTTCAGCCATAGCTTTTTTTGCATCCTTCATATATTTTCTAGGATCATTTTCTTCTGGATGAGTAACTAGGTATTCTCTTAATTTAGAAGAGAAAGGAATTTTTAATTCAGTAGCTATATTTACTTTGGTAATTCCTAATGATATAGCTTTTTTTACTGCTTCTTCTGGTACACCAGAAGCTCCATGTAAAACAAGAGGAATAGTAACTAAATTTCTTATTTCCTTTAATCTTTCAAAATCTAACTTTGGTTCTTCTTTATATAATCCATGAGCAGTTCCAATAGCAACTGCTAGAGAATCAATACCTGTTTTCTTTACAAAATCTACTGCTTGTTGAGGATTAGTATATTTACTATCTTTTTCATTAACTACTAAATCATCTTCTTGACCGCCTAGAATTCCAAGTTCTGCTTCAACAGTAGCATCAAATTTATGAGCTATTTCAACTACTTTTTTAACAATAGCAATATTTTCATCATAAGAATGATGAGAAGCATCTATCATAACAGACTTAGTTCCTAATTTAAGAGAAGCTTCTATATCTTCTATTTTAGTATGATGATCTAGGTGTAGAATAATGGGAATATTATATTTTTTAGCAGCAGTTTCAACAATTGATTGAATATAATCTCTTCCAGCATAATCAAAAGTTCCTGGAGTTCCAGCTATAATAACGGGAGACCTTAATTCATTAGCCGTTTCAACAATAACTTGAATTGTTTCTAAGTTATGACAATTAAAAGCAGGGACTGCATATCCATTTTTTTGAGCATGTAATAATAATTCTTTAGAGTTTATCATCGTATCTTTCTCCTTTTATTTTGTATATTAAAAGTATATAAAAAACTATAAAAAAACACAACTATCAAAAAAAATAAAAAAATATATAAAAATTAATAGGTGTATTTTTATAAAAAATTGATTAAAATAAAAAAAAGGTATATATCCACAAAGAGAGATAGGGTGAAAGAGTGGATATATACCTTTTTTACTATTTAGTTGTATTCATTAATCTTCATATCCATTTGGATGAGATTTATGCCAATTCCAAGCAGTTTCTATAATTTTTTCAAGTGAGTTATATTTAGGTTTCCAATTTAATTCTCTCATAGCTTTTTCAGAAGTAGCTACAAGTTTTGCAGGGTCTCCAGCTCTTCTAGGAGATACAACAGCAGGGATAGGGTGTCCAGTTACTTTTCTAGTAACTTCAATAACCTCTTTAACAGAGAACCCCTCTCCATTTCCTAGGTTAAATATTGCACTTTCTCCTCCATTGTAAAGTCTTTTTAGAGCAAGGATGTGAGCATCAGCTAAGTCCATTACATGGATATAGTCTCTGATACAAGTTCCATCTGGAGTAGGATAGTCATCTCCATAGATTCCTATGCTCTCTCTTTTTCCAAGAGCAACTTGTAAAATTATAGGGATAAGATGGCTTTCTGGATTGTGGTCTTCTCCAATTTCTCCAGTAGGATGTGCTCCAGCAACGTTGAAATATCTAAGTGCTGTGAATTTTATTCCATAAGCTACATCACACCATTTCATCATTTTCTCAACTGCTAATTTACTTTCGCCATATGGATTAGTTGGGAAAGTTCTGTCAGTTTCTAATATAGGGATATTTTCTGGCTCTCCATAAGTTGCTGCTGTTGAAGAGAAAACTATATTTTTTACATTATGTTTTCTCATAGCTTTTAATAAGCAAAGAGTTCCATAGAAGTTGTTTTCAAAATATTTTAATGGTTCAGTCATACTCTCTCCAACAAGTGAGAAAGCAGCGAAGTCTATGACTCCTTCTATTTTGTTATCTGTAAAAACTTTATCTAAAAATTCTTCATCTCTTAAATCTCCAAGAACAAGTTTTGCCTTTTCATGAACAGCGTCCACATGTCCTGTTATAAGGTTATCTAATACTACAACCTCTTCTCCACTATCTATTAAAGCTCTAGTTACGTGGCTTCCTATGTAACCAGCTCCTCCACATACTAATACTGCCATTTTTATAGCCTCCTTAAATTTTAAATACTATTTACATGGTCAACAAATTTTATTAAACCAGCTTGTCCTTTCTCATCTCTTTTATATACTCCAGCATCTTCAAGAATTCTTGAGAAAGTAATTCCTACTTCAGATTTTAATATATCATGAGCATTTTGAGAAGATATATTTTCATGTTTTTTCATAATATTTTTTATCCACTCTAAATGTTTTTCTACTTTATTATCATTTTTAATCTTATCTTCATAGTCAGGTTCAACTATATATTTACTTAAAATTTCTAATTCCTCTTTTAATCTTCCAGGTAATACAGCAAGTCCCATTACCTCAATAAGTCCTATATTTTCTTTTTTAATATTATGAACATCAGCATGAGGATGGAAGATTCCAAGTGGGTGTTCTTCACTTGTTCTATTATTTCTAAGAACTAAATCTAGTTCAAAGTTTTCTCCTCTTCTTCTAGCTATTGGAGTAACTGTATTATGCGGAGCATCATTAGTATAAGCAAATATTCCAAGTGACTCATCACTATACTCTCTCCAAGCTTTTAAAATTTTATCAGCCAACTCTACAAGTTTTAATCTATCTTTTCCATTAATTCTAATTACAGACATAGGCCATTTTACAATTCCAGCTGTGATATCTTCATAACCTTTGAAAGTAATATTTTTTTCTACCATAGCTTTAGCCATAGGGAATTCGTGGTGTCCACCTTGATAGTGGTCATGACTTAATATAGATCCTCCAACTATTGGTAAATCTGCATTTGAACCTAGGAAGTAGTGAGGAAGCTGTTCAGTAAAACTTGTAAGTCTATCAAGGGCTTCCTTAGTAATTTTCATAGGTCTATGCTCTCCAGAAAATACAATGGCATGCTCATTGTAATATACATATGGAGAATATTGAATAAACCAAGGCTCACTTGCTAGAGTTAGTGGAATAACTCTGTGATTTTGACGTGCAGGATGATTTACCCTACCAGAGTATCCCACATTCTCATAACAAAGTAGGCATTTTGGGTATGAAGACTGTGGCATTAATCTCTCTTTTGCTATATCTCTAGGATCTTTTTCAGGTTTAGAAAGATTTACTGTTATTTCCATATCACCATATTCAGTAGCTGAATACCAATGCATATTTTTTGCTATTCTATCAGTTCTGATATAGTTAGATTTTTGAGCAAAGTCATAATAGAAATTAGTAGCTTCTTCTATTCCTTTTTCTTGAGAGATCTTTTCAAATTTTTCTATTATTTGAGTAGCAGTAGGAGTTAATTTTCCCATAATCTCTGTATCAAAAAGGTCTCTCATAGTAATTGTATCCTCTATGATACCTTTTTCTACTGCATAATCACATATTCTGTTTAAAATTTCTGTTGGATATTCAGGAATCTCTTCCTCTTTATATTCCACATTTTCCCAATCATCTAATCTTAAAAGGTGTAGTATTTCGTTTCTAGCAATTATTTTATCATACTTTCCTATTAGTCCATTTTTTAATCCAAAGGCAAGTAAAAGTTTTATATCTTTAAATATACTCATTAAAATTCACCTAACTTTCTGCTTCCATCTCCAATTTTAGCAACATAGAAATCAGCTACAAGTCCTGTTTTAGCTGTATATTTTTCTCCTACAGATTTAATGAAAGCATCTATATTTTCATCTTTAACTATACTTACTGTACAACCACCAAATCCAGCTCCAGTCATACGAGCTCCGATTACTCCTTCAGCTTCCCAAGCAGCTTCTACTAAAGAGTCAAGTTCAAATCCAGTAACTTCATAGTCATCTCTTAAAGAGATATGAGATTGATTCATAAGTTCTCCAAAAGCTTTGATATCTCCCTCTTTTAATTTTTGTACTGCCTCAACTGTTCTTGCATTTTCAGTTACAGCATGAGTAGCTCTCTTTAATTGCTCTTCATCAGTTATGAAATGTTTTACTTCGTTAAATTTTTCTACTGAAAGTTCTCCTAAATATTTTATGTTTATTCCATTTTCATTTAAAACTTTTACAGCAGCCTCACAAGAAGCTCTTCTTTCATTATATTTAGAATCAGCAAGTCCTCTTTTTTTGTTAGTATTAGCTATAACTACTGAAGCTCCATTTAAAGATATAGGGGCATATTGATAATTTAAAGAGTTACAATCAAGTAGAATAGCATTATCTTTTTTACCCATACCAATAGCAAATTGGTCCATAATTCCACAATTTACTCCGATAAATTGATTTTCAGCTTTTTGAGATAATTTTA
This window harbors:
- the galT gene encoding UDP-glucose--hexose-1-phosphate uridylyltransferase yields the protein MSIFKDIKLLLAFGLKNGLIGKYDKIIARNEILHLLRLDDWENVEYKEEEIPEYPTEILNRICDYAVEKGIIEDTITMRDLFDTEIMGKLTPTATQIIEKFEKISQEKGIEEATNFYYDFAQKSNYIRTDRIAKNMHWYSATEYGDMEITVNLSKPEKDPRDIAKERLMPQSSYPKCLLCYENVGYSGRVNHPARQNHRVIPLTLASEPWFIQYSPYVYYNEHAIVFSGEHRPMKITKEALDRLTSFTEQLPHYFLGSNADLPIVGGSILSHDHYQGGHHEFPMAKAMVEKNITFKGYEDITAGIVKWPMSVIRINGKDRLKLVELADKILKAWREYSDESLGIFAYTNDAPHNTVTPIARRRGENFELDLVLRNNRTSEEHPLGIFHPHADVHNIKKENIGLIEVMGLAVLPGRLKEELEILSKYIVEPDYEDKIKNDNKVEKHLEWIKNIMKKHENISSQNAHDILKSEVGITFSRILEDAGVYKRDEKGQAGLIKFVDHVNSI
- the pfkB gene encoding 1-phosphofructokinase produces the protein MLYTLTLNPAIDLFIDLNELLPKKVNRSNYDDYQENGKGVNVSRILHRLGIENTALGFIAGFTGNFIKDKLEESGIKTNFIEVDGITRVNVFLNAETEYKIVNKGPLIPEEKKIELLNQLNLLQSGDYLFVCGSLPRGIDVSIYEEIIKICKNNNVKLILDTSSKEVLEYLHHGVYLIKPNDEELADFFNIKHSLSEEEIEIYAKKLIEMGCEKILVSRGEYGAIYFDKNHTVAVTAPKGVVINTACSGDTLLGTFIGKSYLGETIEMALAYASASASSTAFTEGITNFENVPELLKQVKIIKNI
- a CDS encoding PTS sugar transporter subunit IIA encodes the protein MNLKEFLIEKQIIVTDLTTKQDFFKTIADLAFENNILSDKEEVILGLNERESKGSTGLLDGFAIPHAQTPSIKKAAVVIVKSTNKVGWESLDGEPINTAICLLVPKSQAGTTHIDFLTEISKLLMDDDFRANLNKLNDSHSIYEAFLSQF
- a CDS encoding PTS fructose transporter subunit IIC — translated: MKILGITGCPTGIAHTFMAEEALKRAAKKLGVEIKVETHGQAGIKNNITPEDIKEASGIIIAADKNVNPERFNGCHVIEVSVSQGIKDAEKLIQAVIDGKAPIRKGNKIENEEKELEIAKPTIGKQIYKHLMNGVSHMLPFVVGGGILIAVSFLFGIYSSNPNDPSYNEFAALLNKAGGFGFQLMVPILSAYIASSIGERPAYVPGFVGGMMANVGGAGFLGGIASGFIAGGIICVLKRVFSKLPKSLEGLKAIFLYPVFGMLFIAIIMSVIVSPMETVNEGMKSFLASFQNSNPIVLGIIVGIMCAFDMGGPVNKAAYVTGTALLAQGNYYFMAGVSAACITPPLVISIATLLFKNRFTADQRSAGLANIVLGATHITEGAIPFAAEKPIVVLPILMLACAISASLTYIFGVQVPAPHGGFLVLPVVTGGFKWVFSILVGSTIGGVLYGISRKNVEIKN
- a CDS encoding galactokinase, which encodes MIQDLIKEFKKVFNYEGKVETFFSPGRVNLIGEHTDYNGGFVFPCALDFGTYGIAVKRDDNKFRMYSLNFVKEGVKEFTLDELVNKKEDNWANYPKGVIKTFIDAGYKIDSGFDILINGTIPNGAGLSSSASLELLTAVVLKDFFKLDVDMVEMVKLSQKAENQFIGVNCGIMDQFAIGMGKKDNAILLDCNSLNYQYAPISLNGASVVIANTNKKRGLADSKYNERRASCEAAVKVLNENGINIKYLGELSVEKFNEVKHFITDEEQLKRATHAVTENARTVEAVQKLKEGDIKAFGELMNQSHISLRDDYEVTGFELDSLVEAAWEAEGVIGARMTGAGFGGCTVSIVKDENIDAFIKSVGEKYTAKTGLVADFYVAKIGDGSRKLGEF
- a CDS encoding BglG family transcription antiterminator, which codes for MTLSTRNLLILDFLIKHKQSSIKEIAEKFNISESSARYDLKNIEVLIEKKNANIEFLSKGNIYFNNFEKNIFDFSQDNLQYILTSEERVEFLEIFILLNNQPFNIQRIIEILDITRNTFKSDFEKVKQNFYKMGITLNNDGTFSLKRGSSRTYILIPLSRLIKRFIFQEEVYYYPNKFIFNNAFKHISYDKINIITQYIREVLERSNKILSDESYQMLIAYIIIVVETVANNYKLQTNTNNEEFFKSKEEFKILTSKKYILEEEFKIKIDETELIRLTNFFLGSQTYTKKIDFYENWIRSEIFIEKFIRDVSSQLKYNLTKDTILFNGLLNHLKPAVYRIKNKINLENSIYEELILKEKKLFDIVKKSIENIPELKEISNDEIAYLVVYFKASIERIEQNKKVKKKILIVCNFGYGTSRLLSQNLHENYEVEIVATLPVYELKNYKNLENIDYILTTTTFNQNSINIPIIQVNPILDKNDFALLDSLNFKRNKNKISLKVLINLIKNNIKENEISTVIKALKENLDDFFIDDYIHSPIPILNLKTLLPAENIVITDEGFNWKNAIWKLGDLFIEKKLVSSSYIKDIIKIVEDNGAYMVVDERFGIFHAKNNDNIFQTSLMLLVSKKQIQIKDKKTHLILILASKDGHEHLQSLIEFSKIFESKENIDKILKLSSNKRIFDFISKNI
- the galE gene encoding UDP-glucose 4-epimerase GalE, with product MAVLVCGGAGYIGSHVTRALIDSGEEVVVLDNLITGHVDAVHEKAKLVLGDLRDEEFLDKVFTDNKIEGVIDFAAFSLVGESMTEPLKYFENNFYGTLCLLKAMRKHNVKNIVFSSTAATYGEPENIPILETDRTFPTNPYGESKLAVEKMMKWCDVAYGIKFTALRYFNVAGAHPTGEIGEDHNPESHLIPIILQVALGKRESIGIYGDDYPTPDGTCIRDYIHVMDLADAHILALKRLYNGGESAIFNLGNGEGFSVKEVIEVTRKVTGHPIPAVVSPRRAGDPAKLVATSEKAMRELNWKPKYNSLEKIIETAWNWHKSHPNGYED
- a CDS encoding tagatose bisphosphate family class II aldolase, whose amino-acid sequence is MINSKELLLHAQKNGYAVPAFNCHNLETIQVIVETANELRSPVIIAGTPGTFDYAGRDYIQSIVETAAKKYNIPIILHLDHHTKIEDIEASLKLGTKSVMIDASHHSYDENIAIVKKVVEIAHKFDATVEAELGILGGQEDDLVVNEKDSKYTNPQQAVDFVKKTGIDSLAVAIGTAHGLYKEEPKLDFERLKEIRNLVTIPLVLHGASGVPEEAVKKAISLGITKVNIATELKIPFSSKLREYLVTHPEENDPRKYMKDAKKAMAEIVKEKILMCMSQNRY